One Egicoccus halophilus genomic region harbors:
- a CDS encoding S-layer homology domain-containing protein, with the protein MLRRFVPLATAVVLGTAPWSPAPVAASELPATGVATPASAPADPVPVPVQASGAGPRVCADVVARRFADVRGGTHAANIACLGGLGIAQGGADGNFHPGGNVRRDQMASFLARTLEASGAPLPEQPRSVWSDVTSGPHARPVDQLTALGVIQGNSRGVFDPAGRVTRAQMATMLVRAAEVANGERFATASASGFTDTRGSVHAGSIDLAHGLGIASGVTATRFAPADAVRRDQMATFLVRTLEVVQAPCPAI; encoded by the coding sequence ATGTTGCGTCGATTCGTGCCCCTCGCGACGGCAGTGGTCCTCGGAACCGCGCCGTGGTCCCCGGCACCGGTCGCCGCGTCCGAACTCCCGGCGACGGGCGTGGCGACGCCGGCGTCCGCGCCGGCCGACCCGGTGCCCGTTCCGGTGCAGGCGTCCGGTGCGGGACCGCGGGTCTGCGCCGACGTCGTCGCTCGCCGCTTCGCGGACGTCCGAGGTGGCACGCACGCGGCGAACATCGCCTGCCTCGGCGGGCTCGGGATCGCCCAGGGCGGCGCCGACGGCAACTTCCACCCGGGCGGCAACGTCCGACGTGACCAGATGGCGTCGTTCCTGGCTCGCACGTTGGAGGCGTCCGGTGCACCGCTGCCCGAGCAGCCGCGCAGCGTCTGGTCCGACGTCACGAGTGGCCCGCACGCCCGCCCGGTGGACCAGCTCACGGCGCTCGGGGTCATCCAGGGCAACAGCCGCGGGGTGTTCGACCCGGCCGGTCGGGTGACACGGGCGCAGATGGCGACCATGCTGGTCCGGGCCGCCGAGGTCGCCAACGGCGAGCGGTTCGCGACCGCGTCGGCGAGCGGTTTCACGGACACCCGCGGCAGCGTGCACGCCGGCAGCATCGACCTGGCGCACGGCCTCGGGATCGCCTCGGGCGTCACCGCGACGAGGTTCGCGCCCGCCGACGCCGTCCGTCGCGACCAGATGGCGACCTTCCTCGTCCGCACGCTCGAGGTCGTGCAGGCCCCCTGTCCGGCGATCTGA
- a CDS encoding FUSC family protein: MSGDTSPRRVRRLPPAIVRASARLRAAGRTILQTASAVGLAWLVATEVFGYELPFFAPVAAVITLGAASGAPARRAVDLAGGVALGILVGDLLVLAIGTGVVQIVTVVVLAMLAATLVGGTVLVVNQAAISAILVATLLPPTASLVPHRVFHAVIGGAIGVLVGQVLLRGAPVPQVARAAQPVFDGLAATLGETADALRAGDVEVARRALLHARDLDPQLQGLHRALADAQDLAQLTYGRRAILEQLRAHAGALWQLDLAVRNTRVLARASIALLSSSPPPDAPAGARAAVAEAVEDLAVGVRSLGDQLTADGPPAAVRRVALHAATHAGALFPDRWSLSLARVVGQVRATSVDLLRGSGLDLWEAQQLLEQQDAAERAAEEPPDGDAPVPGHGADGVPEAGRAGGGPEDAGRA, translated from the coding sequence GTGAGCGGCGACACCTCGCCTCGGCGCGTCCGGCGGCTGCCGCCGGCGATCGTGCGCGCGTCCGCCCGCCTGCGGGCCGCGGGGCGCACCATCCTGCAGACGGCATCGGCGGTCGGTCTCGCCTGGCTGGTGGCCACCGAGGTGTTCGGCTACGAGCTGCCGTTCTTCGCGCCGGTCGCGGCCGTCATCACGCTGGGGGCCGCGTCCGGAGCACCTGCCCGCCGCGCCGTCGACCTCGCTGGCGGCGTGGCGCTGGGCATCCTGGTCGGTGACCTGCTCGTCCTGGCGATCGGCACCGGGGTCGTCCAGATCGTGACCGTCGTGGTGCTCGCCATGCTCGCAGCGACGCTGGTCGGCGGCACGGTGCTGGTGGTCAACCAGGCCGCCATCTCGGCCATCCTGGTCGCGACCCTGCTGCCGCCGACGGCGTCACTGGTGCCGCACCGGGTGTTCCACGCCGTGATCGGCGGGGCGATCGGCGTGCTCGTCGGCCAGGTGCTGCTGCGAGGGGCACCGGTCCCGCAGGTCGCGCGTGCCGCCCAACCGGTGTTCGACGGGCTGGCCGCGACGCTGGGTGAGACGGCCGACGCGTTGCGGGCCGGGGACGTGGAGGTGGCGCGCCGGGCGCTGTTGCACGCGCGTGACCTCGATCCACAGCTGCAGGGGCTGCACCGGGCACTGGCCGACGCGCAGGACCTCGCGCAGCTCACCTACGGGCGGCGGGCGATCCTCGAGCAGTTGCGGGCGCATGCCGGGGCGTTGTGGCAGCTCGACCTCGCCGTGCGCAACACCCGGGTGCTGGCCCGGGCCAGCATCGCGCTGCTCTCGTCGTCGCCGCCGCCCGACGCGCCTGCCGGTGCCCGGGCGGCCGTCGCCGAAGCCGTCGAGGACCTCGCCGTCGGCGTGCGCTCGTTGGGTGACCAACTGACGGCCGACGGGCCGCCGGCGGCGGTGCGACGGGTGGCCCTGCACGCCGCGACCCACGCGGGGGCGCTGTTCCCCGACCGGTGGTCGCTGTCGCTCGCCCGGGTGGTCGGGCAGGTCCGGGCCACGTCCGTGGACCTGCTACGGGGTTCCGGGCTGGACCTGTGGGAGGCGCAGCAGCTGCTCGAGCAGCAGGACGCGGCCGAGCGTGCGGCGGAGGAGCCACCCGATGGTGACGCGCCGGTACCCGGGCACGGAGCCGACGGCGTGCCCGAGGCGGGTCGTGCGGGCGGTGGCCCGGAGGACGCGGGACGGGCCTGA